A part of Larkinella insperata genomic DNA contains:
- a CDS encoding SCP2 sterol-binding domain-containing protein, whose protein sequence is MTLQDFTEEIRRRVSADSSFDATVKLATDQGVIYIDGRQSPPVVSNEDAEADSTIKVSLSDLQKLGTGELNPMTAFMFGKLKVSGDMGLAMKIGQKLS, encoded by the coding sequence ATGACATTACAAGATTTCACGGAGGAGATTCGGCGCCGGGTGAGCGCGGACAGCAGCTTTGATGCAACGGTCAAACTGGCGACCGATCAGGGAGTTATTTACATCGACGGGCGGCAGTCGCCCCCGGTGGTTTCCAACGAAGATGCCGAAGCGGATAGTACCATCAAAGTTTCCCTGAGCGATTTGCAGAAACTCGGCACGGGCGAATTGAATCCCATGACGGCTTTCATGTTTGGCAAACTGAAAGTATCGGGCGATATGGGCCTCGCCATGAAAATTGGCCAGAAACTCAGTTAG
- a CDS encoding RidA family protein — MIQFVETPNAPLPAGHYTQATVWNDLIFVSGQLPIHPVTKEKITGSIEDQSRQVLENVKAVLEAAGSDLNHVLKTTVYIADIGLWEPVNALYASFFGEHKPARAVVPTNKLHYGFLIEIEAVAVRKTNS, encoded by the coding sequence ATGATTCAATTCGTCGAAACGCCCAACGCTCCACTTCCCGCCGGGCATTATACCCAGGCCACCGTCTGGAACGACCTGATTTTTGTATCTGGTCAATTGCCGATTCATCCCGTTACAAAGGAAAAAATTACCGGGTCGATCGAAGACCAGAGCCGTCAGGTGCTGGAAAATGTGAAAGCCGTTCTGGAAGCCGCCGGAAGCGACCTGAATCACGTTTTGAAAACAACGGTTTACATCGCTGACATTGGGCTGTGGGAGCCGGTCAATGCGCTGTACGCTAGTTTTTTTGGAGAACACAAACCCGCCCGCGCCGTGGTGCCGACCAACAAGCTGCACTACGGTTTTTTGATTGAGATTGAAGCCGTGGCGGTTCGCAAAACAAACTCATAA
- a CDS encoding Gfo/Idh/MocA family protein, translating into MKFSFSRRKFLQGSALAAAGFTIVPRHVLGGPGYVAPSDKLNIAAVGCGGKADVNIRLAYNNGSANIVALCDVDDRQAKKYRAQFAQAPYFRDYRQLFDKEAKNFDAVIISTPDHMHAPIAMAAMQLGKHVYCEKPLTHDIYEARMLTEAARNYKVVTQMGNQGSSGDDTRKIETWIQKGVIGPVHTINCWTNRPVWPQGVRSPKDRGESQPVPSEVDWDLWLGTAPLRSYHEAYMPTRWRGYWDFGTGALGDMGCHFMDVPFRALKLKYPTSVECSVGSVYSDFFVEAFYDDVCPPSSAIHLTFPSDNRKVNEIKFSWYDGGIRPQVPEGIPYEKVFTSIDGGMMFIGSKGILVAELFGNNPRLFPEEKFEGKKLPDAEKPLVEGKTEGHQQQWVKACKQGYGAYTSSSFEEAGPLTETVLMGNLATRSYMHREARADGGYSFPGRKKLFWDGANMKITNFDYANQFVKRQYRGRYSL; encoded by the coding sequence ATGAAATTCTCTTTCTCGCGTCGAAAATTCCTGCAGGGAAGCGCCCTGGCGGCTGCCGGTTTTACCATCGTGCCGCGTCATGTGCTGGGTGGCCCCGGTTACGTAGCGCCCAGCGACAAGCTGAACATAGCCGCCGTCGGGTGTGGCGGTAAGGCCGACGTGAACATCCGTTTGGCCTACAACAACGGTTCGGCCAACATCGTGGCGCTGTGTGATGTTGACGACCGGCAGGCGAAGAAATACCGCGCCCAGTTTGCGCAGGCCCCTTATTTTCGGGACTACCGCCAGCTGTTCGACAAGGAAGCGAAAAATTTCGATGCCGTAATCATCTCCACGCCCGACCACATGCACGCTCCCATTGCGATGGCGGCCATGCAATTGGGCAAGCATGTATACTGCGAAAAACCGTTGACGCACGATATTTACGAAGCCCGGATGCTGACCGAAGCCGCCCGCAACTACAAGGTGGTGACGCAAATGGGCAACCAGGGCAGCAGCGGGGATGACACGCGTAAAATAGAAACCTGGATTCAGAAAGGTGTTATTGGCCCGGTGCACACCATCAATTGCTGGACCAACCGGCCGGTATGGCCGCAGGGTGTCCGGTCACCTAAAGACCGGGGCGAATCGCAGCCGGTGCCGTCGGAGGTGGATTGGGATTTGTGGCTGGGAACGGCTCCCCTGCGCAGTTACCACGAAGCCTACATGCCGACCCGCTGGCGCGGCTACTGGGATTTTGGAACCGGGGCGCTGGGCGATATGGGCTGTCATTTCATGGACGTACCCTTCCGGGCGCTGAAGCTAAAATACCCGACTTCGGTGGAATGCAGCGTTGGGTCGGTGTATTCAGACTTCTTCGTGGAAGCGTTCTACGACGATGTTTGTCCGCCCTCATCGGCCATTCACCTGACTTTCCCGTCGGACAACCGCAAGGTGAACGAAATCAAGTTCTCGTGGTACGATGGCGGTATTCGCCCGCAAGTGCCGGAAGGAATTCCGTACGAAAAAGTATTTACGAGCATCGACGGCGGGATGATGTTTATTGGCAGCAAGGGTATTCTGGTGGCTGAGTTGTTTGGCAACAATCCGCGGCTATTTCCGGAAGAGAAGTTTGAGGGCAAAAAGCTGCCCGACGCCGAAAAACCGTTGGTCGAAGGCAAAACGGAGGGGCACCAGCAGCAATGGGTGAAAGCCTGCAAGCAGGGGTACGGCGCGTACACGAGTTCGTCGTTTGAGGAAGCTGGTCCGCTAACTGAAACCGTCCTGATGGGCAACCTCGCCACGCGCAGTTACATGCACCGGGAGGCCAGGGCCGACGGTGGGTACAGCTTTCCCGGCCGCAAAAAGCTTTTCTGGGACGGTGCCAACATGAAAATCACGAACTTTGATTACGCCAACCAGTTTGTGAAGCGGCAGTACCGGGGGCGTTATTCCCTTTGA
- a CDS encoding RNA polymerase sigma-70 factor: protein MQAEQTLLRQLRNADPTAFRRVYDRYVQRIYYFAVSILKSPEAAQQVVRDVFTSLWERRNTLDEDIPLNGYLFTITYGLVLSSFRERHSQCQPKEILQRLTTQSGSDTEEEVLYQELELLYQQAVAQLSPRRREIYLLSRHEGYTSQQIADRMNLSTRTVDDHLNQAYNTLGTYFERHTY from the coding sequence ATGCAAGCTGAACAAACACTTCTTCGACAACTTAGGAATGCTGACCCAACGGCTTTTCGGCGTGTTTATGACCGCTACGTGCAACGAATTTATTATTTCGCGGTAAGCATCCTTAAATCACCGGAAGCCGCTCAACAGGTTGTGCGCGATGTGTTTACTTCACTCTGGGAGCGTCGCAATACGCTAGACGAAGATATTCCCTTGAACGGCTATTTGTTCACCATCACCTACGGTCTGGTGCTATCCAGTTTTCGCGAACGGCACAGTCAATGCCAGCCCAAGGAAATTTTGCAGCGGCTGACCACGCAGTCGGGTTCTGATACGGAAGAAGAGGTACTCTATCAGGAATTGGAATTACTGTACCAGCAGGCGGTGGCGCAACTTTCCCCACGCCGTCGCGAAATCTACTTGCTGAGTCGGCACGAAGGCTATACGTCGCAACAAATTGCGGACCGCATGAACCTTTCGACCCGAACCGTCGACGACCACCTGAATCAGGCTTACAACACGCTGGGTACTTATTTTGAACGACATACCTATTAA
- a CDS encoding MFS transporter has translation MQSTVPPPPKVSYKSLFGLPVIVAALGYFVDIYDLLLFGIVRVPSLRDLGLNDEQISRVGANIINWQMGGLLLGGILWGVLGDKRGRLSVLFGSIVTYSLANIACGFIDKVTFMDPTDYYALMRFVAGIGLAGELGAGITLVSEVLPKQLRAIGTSLVAGVGLFGAVFAYFTVELFNWQNAFFVGGAMGIGLLLLRVGVIESGMFTEVSEQKHVQKGNFLAFFTSRDRFSRYMKCIGIGLPTWFVIGILATFSNEFGKAFGIAEPVKPGLTIMWCYVGLAFGDLASGIISQGLQSRKRAVSLLMGFTLLVSLIYIFAAPKTVNGLYMYFLAMGFGIGYWAMFVTIGAEQFGTNLRATAATTVPNMVRGMVILMTSLYTYLKPSVDVINAGIVVGILSFAIGFYSILTIPETHGKDLNYLEE, from the coding sequence ATTGTTCGCGTGCCCAGCCTGAGAGACCTGGGGTTAAACGACGAGCAGATTTCCCGCGTGGGGGCCAACATCATCAACTGGCAAATGGGCGGTTTGCTCCTGGGTGGTATTCTCTGGGGGGTTCTGGGCGACAAACGCGGGCGGCTTTCGGTGCTGTTCGGGTCCATCGTTACCTATTCACTGGCCAACATTGCGTGCGGTTTCATCGACAAGGTTACGTTTATGGATCCGACGGATTACTACGCCCTGATGCGGTTTGTTGCCGGGATTGGACTAGCTGGTGAACTGGGCGCCGGTATTACGCTCGTCTCGGAGGTACTGCCGAAGCAACTGCGGGCCATTGGTACGTCGCTGGTGGCTGGGGTGGGTCTGTTCGGAGCCGTTTTTGCTTATTTCACTGTTGAATTGTTTAACTGGCAAAACGCGTTCTTCGTGGGCGGAGCCATGGGAATCGGGTTGTTGTTGCTGCGCGTTGGCGTGATCGAATCGGGAATGTTTACGGAAGTATCCGAACAGAAACACGTTCAGAAGGGTAATTTTCTGGCATTCTTTACCAGCCGGGACCGGTTTTCCCGCTACATGAAGTGCATCGGCATCGGACTCCCTACCTGGTTTGTCATCGGCATTCTGGCGACGTTCAGCAACGAATTTGGAAAAGCCTTCGGCATTGCGGAACCCGTCAAGCCGGGCCTGACCATCATGTGGTGCTACGTGGGGCTGGCGTTCGGTGATTTAGCCAGCGGGATTATTAGCCAGGGACTGCAATCGCGTAAACGGGCGGTGTCTTTGCTGATGGGCTTCACGTTACTGGTTAGCTTGATTTATATCTTTGCTGCACCCAAAACGGTAAATGGCCTGTACATGTATTTTCTGGCCATGGGCTTCGGTATTGGCTATTGGGCCATGTTCGTCACCATTGGTGCCGAACAATTTGGCACCAACCTGCGGGCTACGGCCGCCACGACGGTACCGAACATGGTTCGCGGAATGGTTATTCTCATGACGAGCCTTTATACGTACCTGAAACCGTCGGTCGATGTCATCAATGCCGGGATTGTGGTCGGCATTCTGAGCTTTGCCATTGGTTTTTATTCCATCCTGACGATTCCGGAAACCCACGGTAAAGATTTGAATTATCTGGAGGAGTAA
- a CDS encoding MFS transporter has protein sequence MNPASPAVSFRPLFSLPVIVAALGYFVDVYDLLLFNIVRVPSLKDLGLDEKQISIIGGTVLNWQQAGLLLGGVLWGILGDKRGRLSVLFGSIVTYSLANIACGFVQDANTYALLRFVAGLGLAGELGAGITLVSEILPKELRGYGTSLVAGVGLFGAVVAYFTVVLFDWRTTYFIGGGLGLVLLLLRVSVFESSMFLRMKEQTVQRGNFWSLFTHSRRLLTYLRCMGLAVPTYFVIGILATFSNEFAKALGISEPIAPGRVVMFTYVGMGVGDLISGPLSQWFRSRRRAIGALMLLNLVFVAIYLFAGIASIPLFYTVCVILGFSIGYIALFLTVSAEHFGTNLRSTATTSIANNVRATTLLTIPLFQSLKPSVGVIGSAAVVALLCFLISFWSLATLDETYGKDLNYVE, from the coding sequence ATGAATCCTGCTTCACCTGCCGTATCCTTCCGGCCGTTGTTTTCGCTGCCGGTTATCGTGGCCGCTTTGGGCTATTTCGTGGATGTCTACGATCTGCTTTTGTTTAACATTGTCCGGGTACCGAGCCTGAAAGACCTGGGGCTGGACGAGAAACAAATCTCCATCATTGGCGGAACGGTTTTGAACTGGCAGCAGGCCGGGTTGTTGCTAGGGGGCGTTTTATGGGGGATTCTGGGCGACAAACGCGGGCGGCTTTCGGTGCTGTTTGGGTCCATCGTTACCTATTCACTGGCCAACATTGCCTGCGGGTTTGTGCAGGACGCCAACACCTACGCACTCTTGCGGTTTGTGGCCGGGCTGGGACTGGCCGGGGAACTGGGCGCCGGTATTACCCTGGTTTCCGAAATTCTTCCGAAGGAACTCCGGGGCTACGGTACGTCGTTGGTTGCGGGGGTGGGCCTGTTCGGAGCCGTGGTTGCGTACTTCACCGTGGTGCTGTTTGATTGGCGGACGACCTACTTCATCGGGGGCGGCCTGGGGTTGGTTTTACTGTTGCTGCGGGTGTCGGTATTCGAGTCGAGTATGTTTCTCCGGATGAAAGAGCAAACCGTTCAGCGTGGTAATTTCTGGTCGCTGTTTACCCATTCCAGACGGCTTTTGACCTATCTGCGGTGCATGGGGCTGGCCGTTCCGACTTATTTTGTTATCGGTATTCTGGCGACGTTCAGTAACGAATTCGCCAAAGCGCTGGGCATCTCGGAGCCGATTGCACCCGGGCGCGTCGTGATGTTTACCTACGTCGGTATGGGCGTTGGCGATTTGATCAGCGGCCCGCTGAGCCAGTGGTTTCGGTCCCGTCGACGGGCGATCGGGGCTTTAATGCTGCTCAATTTGGTCTTTGTGGCGATTTATTTGTTTGCCGGAATCGCGTCGATTCCGCTTTTCTATACCGTTTGCGTTATCCTCGGTTTTTCAATTGGCTACATCGCGCTGTTTCTAACCGTGTCGGCCGAGCATTTCGGAACCAACTTACGCTCGACGGCTACCACCTCTATCGCCAACAATGTGCGGGCCACCACATTACTAACGATTCCGCTTTTCCAGTCGCTCAAGCCATCGGTAGGGGTGATCGGCTCGGCAGCCGTTGTGGCCCTGCTCTGCTTCCTGATCAGTTTCTGGTCGCTGGCGACGCTGGACGAAACGTATGGCAAGGATTTAAATTACGTCGAATAG
- a CDS encoding FecR family protein encodes MEDLLVKYVRNECNREEEQWVIGWLQNPDNEAYLRGLMRKQWNNPCVTDVDSPNWQRMWLDISQQTKHVPTEPELPLYRTVWQQVIRIAIWVTCIIALGFSIRLLRQAQLPADAVYQSGDKPYRHILLPDKSAVILRKNSTVKVSSDWSGPNRKIWLNGEAVVLVARQPLGFRLQIHTGNHVVTETQEARVYVNRKKQSSQVIVEEGTVNFILQKSGLLDKMKEYKLERGDMAEYNEGSTQLIRRHVKPSAYTSWTKEN; translated from the coding sequence ATGGAGGATTTGCTGGTTAAATACGTTCGGAACGAATGCAACCGCGAGGAAGAGCAATGGGTGATTGGCTGGCTGCAAAATCCGGATAACGAAGCATACCTACGTGGCTTGATGCGGAAGCAATGGAATAATCCCTGCGTTACCGATGTCGATTCTCCCAACTGGCAGCGGATGTGGCTGGATATCTCCCAGCAAACCAAACACGTACCCACCGAACCCGAGCTTCCACTTTACCGCACCGTGTGGCAACAGGTGATCCGGATTGCCATCTGGGTTACGTGCATCATTGCATTGGGCTTCAGTATCCGATTGCTTCGTCAGGCCCAATTACCCGCAGATGCCGTCTACCAATCCGGCGACAAACCATATAGGCACATTTTATTGCCGGATAAATCCGCCGTTATTCTCAGAAAGAACTCCACCGTCAAGGTTTCATCCGATTGGTCGGGGCCTAACCGGAAAATCTGGCTGAACGGAGAAGCCGTGGTACTGGTCGCCAGGCAACCGCTCGGTTTTCGGCTACAAATTCACACGGGCAACCACGTCGTAACCGAAACCCAGGAAGCCCGCGTGTACGTCAACCGAAAAAAACAGTCGAGTCAGGTTATTGTCGAAGAGGGCACTGTGAACTTCATCCTCCAGAAATCGGGCCTGTTGGACAAAATGAAAGAATATAAATTAGAGCGGGGCGATATGGCGGAGTACAACGAGGGATCAACCCAGTTGATCCGGCGCCATGTGAAACCCTCCGCTTACACCTCCTGGACCAAAGAGAACTAA